The following are from one region of the Noviherbaspirillum sedimenti genome:
- a CDS encoding amino acid ABC transporter ATP-binding protein yields MDSIVKFQKVRKSFGSAEILKGVSLEVGRGQVVALIGRSGSGKSTALRCINGLETINSGELEVCGRAMHKPGLDLQSLRKDVGIVFQSYNLFPHLTVEQNITLAPRKVNGTNVAEAQAIAADVLKKVGLQDKANAYPEQLSGGQQQRVAIARSLAMKPKLMLFDEVTSALDPELTGEVLKVIENLAADGMTMVLVTHEMAFARNVADQILFMHHGVVWESGNGDMLKQPATTELNQFVCSGL; encoded by the coding sequence ATGGACAGCATCGTTAAATTTCAGAAAGTGCGCAAATCCTTTGGCAGCGCCGAGATTTTGAAGGGCGTCAGCCTTGAAGTCGGCAGGGGCCAGGTGGTCGCGCTGATCGGGCGCAGCGGCTCCGGCAAGAGTACGGCGCTACGCTGCATCAACGGGCTGGAGACCATCAACAGTGGTGAGTTGGAAGTCTGCGGCCGGGCCATGCACAAGCCCGGACTCGACCTGCAATCGCTCAGGAAGGATGTCGGCATCGTATTCCAGAGTTACAACCTGTTCCCGCACCTTACGGTGGAGCAGAACATCACGCTGGCGCCACGCAAGGTCAACGGCACAAACGTGGCCGAAGCACAGGCCATTGCGGCCGATGTGCTGAAGAAAGTTGGTTTGCAGGACAAGGCCAATGCCTACCCGGAGCAACTGTCTGGCGGTCAGCAACAACGTGTGGCGATTGCTCGCTCGCTAGCGATGAAGCCAAAGCTGATGCTGTTCGATGAAGTGACATCGGCGCTGGATCCTGAACTGACTGGCGAGGTGCTGAAGGTGATCGAGAACCTGGCCGCTGACGGCATGACCATGGTGCTGGTCACGCACGAGATGGCGTTTGCCCGCAACGTGGCCGACCAGATCCTGTTCATGCATCACGGCGTCGTGTGGGAGAGCGGTAACGGCGACATGTTG
- a CDS encoding amino acid ABC transporter permease, giving the protein MQGITIDHLLFIFKGAGWTIVLSALGFIGGALLGVPVALARSSRNAWLSRSTGFFVQVIQGVPLPVIMFVVYFGISIAGFDLPALVAAGLALTAYAGAYLGEIWKGCIQAVARTQWEAAECLALTPAQTAAYVILPQAGRIAIPPTVGFLVQIVKNSSYAVVIGFFDLTYSSRVVNNSTFEPFVVFTIAALIYFAMCYPLSRLASRLERKYKKN; this is encoded by the coding sequence ATGCAAGGCATCACCATCGACCATCTGTTGTTCATCTTTAAAGGCGCGGGCTGGACCATCGTGCTTTCCGCCCTCGGCTTTATTGGCGGCGCGCTGCTGGGGGTCCCGGTGGCATTGGCGCGCAGCAGCCGCAATGCCTGGCTATCGCGCAGCACCGGATTCTTCGTGCAAGTGATTCAAGGCGTGCCGCTGCCGGTCATCATGTTCGTGGTCTATTTCGGCATCAGCATTGCCGGCTTCGACCTGCCGGCGCTGGTGGCTGCTGGTCTGGCGCTAACCGCCTACGCCGGCGCCTATCTCGGCGAAATCTGGAAAGGTTGCATCCAGGCAGTGGCGCGGACGCAGTGGGAAGCAGCAGAATGCTTGGCGCTGACGCCGGCACAGACGGCTGCCTATGTGATCCTGCCACAGGCCGGACGCATTGCGATTCCGCCTACCGTGGGATTTCTGGTGCAAATCGTTAAGAACTCATCGTACGCGGTGGTAATCGGCTTCTTCGACTTAACTTATTCATCGCGGGTGGTCAATAACTCCACTTTCGAACCCTTTGTTGTGTTCACCATCGCGGCGCTGATCTATTTTGCGATGTGCTACCCGCTGTCCCGGTTGGCGTCGCGGCTGGAACGCAAATACAAGAAAAACTGA
- a CDS encoding amino acid ABC transporter permease, whose translation MDYQFDFSFLATSWGDILSGVGLTIRMSVLSIALGFAAGAVFAITRVYGRPWAQKTVAWYVDLIRNTPLVIQAFWLFFGLAALHVRVPALTAAVFALVVNVAAYTTEIIRAGIESIPKGQLEAAECLGLKRWRVIWHVILPQAVEKMYPSLISQFVLMMLATSIMSQISAEELTAIGYRIQSETFRGFEIYIVIAVVYLILSWLLRLTMEQGARIAFPRRRRLAAQK comes from the coding sequence ATGGATTACCAATTTGATTTCAGTTTTCTTGCCACTAGCTGGGGCGACATCCTGTCCGGCGTTGGGCTGACGATACGAATGTCGGTGCTCAGCATCGCGTTGGGTTTTGCGGCCGGTGCCGTATTTGCCATTACTCGGGTTTATGGTCGGCCATGGGCGCAAAAGACGGTGGCTTGGTACGTCGACCTGATACGCAATACGCCGCTGGTTATCCAGGCCTTCTGGCTGTTCTTTGGCCTGGCAGCGTTGCATGTGCGGGTGCCGGCCCTGACCGCAGCCGTGTTTGCGCTGGTAGTCAATGTCGCTGCTTACACCACCGAAATCATCCGGGCCGGCATTGAGTCCATACCCAAAGGTCAACTTGAAGCCGCCGAGTGCCTGGGCCTGAAACGCTGGCGCGTGATCTGGCACGTTATTCTGCCGCAGGCCGTGGAAAAGATGTACCCGTCGCTGATCAGCCAGTTCGTGCTGATGATGCTGGCGACCTCCATCATGTCGCAGATTTCAGCCGAAGAGCTGACTGCCATCGGCTATCGCATCCAGTCCGAGACATTCCGGGGTTTTGAAATCTACATCGTGATTGCAGTGGTCTACCTGATCCTGTCGTGGCTGCTGCGGCTGACGATGGAACAAGGCGCCCGCATTGCCTTTCCGCGCCGGCGCCGTCTTGCCGCGCAAAAATAA
- the araD1 gene encoding AraD1 family protein: MRLIQFTDGKGARRVGLVGSSTDADEIAIVRNALSTRQIALAAIAAGHGLEAQVKALGLQGSVSYDAIVAESRILVPLDHEEDPAHCLVSGTGLTHLGSASLRDAMHQAHVPAEAMTDSMRVFRWGLEGGRPAAGAVGVQSEWFYKGDGEILIHPGRRIPVPAFAEDAGEEPELTGLYVIGPDRKPCRLGYAIGNEFSDHIMERRSYLYLAHSKLRYCSFGPELRVGALPSSLSGYSRIIRDGNVVWEKRFRTGEENMSHTMENLEYHHFKYAQFLRPGDVHIHFFGSATVSFSDGVATCDGDIFEISLPGFGAPLRNGTVQLETKYQPGEIRQL, from the coding sequence ATGAGACTCATACAGTTCACGGACGGGAAGGGCGCGCGGCGCGTCGGCCTAGTTGGCAGCAGCACCGACGCCGACGAAATAGCGATCGTCCGCAACGCCCTGTCAACCCGGCAGATCGCGCTGGCTGCAATTGCTGCCGGCCACGGGCTGGAAGCCCAGGTTAAGGCGCTAGGCTTGCAAGGCAGCGTATCCTATGACGCCATCGTCGCCGAGTCGCGCATCCTGGTGCCGCTGGACCATGAGGAAGACCCTGCCCATTGCCTGGTGAGTGGCACCGGCCTGACCCATCTCGGCAGCGCATCGCTGCGCGACGCCATGCACCAGGCTCATGTCCCGGCGGAAGCCATGACCGACTCGATGCGGGTGTTTCGCTGGGGCCTTGAAGGCGGCCGGCCAGCAGCGGGCGCTGTGGGCGTGCAGTCCGAATGGTTCTACAAGGGCGACGGCGAAATTTTGATCCATCCCGGCCGCCGCATCCCGGTGCCGGCATTTGCCGAGGACGCGGGCGAAGAGCCCGAACTGACGGGCCTGTATGTCATCGGCCCCGATCGCAAGCCGTGCCGTCTTGGCTATGCGATCGGCAACGAGTTTTCCGATCACATCATGGAGCGCCGCAGTTATCTGTACCTGGCGCACTCCAAACTGCGCTACTGCTCGTTCGGCCCGGAACTGCGAGTAGGCGCACTGCCGTCGTCATTGTCGGGCTATTCCCGCATTATCCGCGACGGTAACGTAGTGTGGGAAAAGCGCTTTCGCACTGGCGAGGAGAACATGAGCCACACCATGGAAAACCTGGAGTACCACCATTTCAAGTACGCCCAGTTTTTGCGGCCCGGCGATGTGCATATTCACTTCTTTGGCTCGGCCACGGTGTCGTTCTCCGATGGCGTGGCCACCTGCGACGGCGACATCTTCGAGATCAGCCTGCCGGGTTTTGGCGCACCGCTTCGTAATGGCACTGTGCAGTTGGAGACCAAGTACCAGCCGGGCGAAATCCGGCAGCTGTGA
- a CDS encoding LysR family transcriptional regulator, with protein MKQTINALLSRLRMKQLQLLIALDEHKSMHKAASALSMTQSAASKVLHELEDMFDTPLFERSKTGMIPNQFGHSVIRHARLLVTDLGALCQDIADIRSGKGGRLAIGTIMGAVPDVVVPILNWLHTRQPNLAIEVVEDTSRRMLTLLDDGHLDLVIGRASVALDTGKYLYQPLRDEPVSVVVGYSHPAMPDENLSLRHLKDHRWLVYPKHMPMHTLLEREMDSAGMTMPSNQISTASSFVTIAILQRSNDIVALLPTDVADFFARHKMLRILPIELTSKYQTFGIVTRKGGATSPAADQFIQLLRDRNMVH; from the coding sequence ATGAAGCAGACTATCAACGCGCTACTGTCGCGGTTGCGCATGAAACAATTGCAACTACTCATTGCATTGGATGAGCATAAGTCCATGCACAAGGCGGCCAGCGCGCTGTCTATGACGCAATCGGCGGCTAGTAAAGTGCTGCATGAACTGGAAGACATGTTCGACACGCCGCTGTTCGAACGCTCCAAAACCGGCATGATCCCGAACCAGTTTGGCCACAGCGTGATTCGCCATGCGCGGCTGCTGGTGACCGACCTCGGCGCGCTGTGCCAGGATATTGCCGACATCCGCTCTGGCAAGGGCGGCCGGCTGGCGATCGGCACCATCATGGGCGCAGTTCCCGACGTAGTAGTGCCGATACTAAACTGGCTACATACACGTCAGCCCAATCTGGCAATCGAAGTGGTGGAAGACACCAGCAGGCGCATGCTGACGTTACTGGACGATGGCCATCTCGATCTGGTAATAGGCCGCGCCAGCGTGGCGTTGGACACCGGCAAATACCTTTACCAGCCGCTACGCGACGAGCCCGTTTCGGTGGTTGTCGGTTACAGCCATCCGGCTATGCCGGACGAGAACCTGAGCTTGCGGCATCTTAAAGATCATCGTTGGCTGGTTTATCCCAAGCACATGCCCATGCATACTCTGCTGGAGCGGGAAATGGACTCAGCCGGCATGACCATGCCATCCAATCAGATTTCCACTGCTTCGTCTTTTGTCACTATTGCCATACTCCAGCGCAGCAACGACATCGTCGCGCTGCTACCGACTGATGTGGCCGACTTCTTTGCCCGCCACAAGATGCTTCGCATCCTGCCGATCGAGCTAACGTCGAAATATCAGACATTCGGCATCGTCACCAGGAAGGGGGGAGCAACGTCTCCGGCAGCAGACCAGTTCATCCAGCTATTGCGCGACAGGAATATGGTGCATTGA
- a CDS encoding LysR family transcriptional regulator, with product MKNLSFDWNDLKFFLATARHGGLTGAAAALHTSPSTVSRHVTALEERMQATLFLRQQSGYQLTDDGDALFKHVEQVEQAMMAAERNGHASAQREITGQVRLATSETLAIHLIVPNLHLFRAQYPRLSVEMNISLARANLSKREADLALRIADPAIRDGGGDYIVSRAGTLDFAAYCRAGSAAAKLARKAPDTWQQLDYVSWDEAWADLPMAKWLKATFSEKSPALACNSIQAQHVAIRAGIGIGVLPCFVGDRDASLERFGSSQPIFSRELWLVYHRDLKASQRMIALRDFIQGLVKNHLS from the coding sequence ATGAAAAATCTGAGTTTCGACTGGAATGATTTGAAGTTCTTCCTGGCGACCGCCCGTCATGGCGGCTTGACCGGTGCGGCGGCAGCATTGCATACGAGTCCGTCCACCGTCTCCCGTCACGTGACGGCGCTGGAGGAACGTATGCAGGCAACGCTTTTTCTCCGTCAGCAAAGCGGTTACCAACTCACGGATGACGGCGACGCGCTGTTCAAGCATGTTGAGCAGGTCGAACAGGCCATGATGGCGGCGGAAAGGAATGGCCATGCCTCAGCGCAGCGGGAAATCACAGGGCAGGTTCGCCTTGCCACGTCGGAGACATTGGCAATTCACCTTATCGTGCCGAACCTGCATTTGTTCCGCGCGCAGTACCCCAGGCTAAGCGTCGAAATGAACATTTCACTTGCGCGCGCCAATCTGTCGAAGCGCGAGGCAGACCTGGCTTTGCGGATAGCGGACCCCGCCATCCGCGATGGCGGCGGCGACTATATCGTCAGCCGCGCGGGCACCCTGGACTTCGCGGCCTACTGCCGGGCCGGCTCAGCGGCCGCAAAGCTGGCCAGGAAAGCGCCGGATACATGGCAGCAGCTTGATTACGTTTCTTGGGACGAGGCCTGGGCCGACTTGCCCATGGCAAAGTGGCTTAAGGCCACTTTTTCGGAAAAATCGCCCGCACTCGCGTGCAATAGCATACAGGCACAGCACGTTGCCATCAGGGCCGGTATCGGCATCGGTGTGCTGCCATGCTTTGTCGGCGATCGGGATGCTTCGCTTGAACGGTTCGGGTCAAGCCAGCCTATTTTCTCGCGTGAGCTATGGCTGGTCTATCATCGCGATCTCAAGGCCAGTCAGCGCATGATTGCGCTGCGCGACTTTATTCAGGGCCTGGTTAAAAACCATCTCAGTTGA
- a CDS encoding DMT family transporter, giving the protein MSSSGIYLRLVLVTVFWASVFHIGKYAVEVVSPLFASAWRFTIAAAVLVPIITMREGWSLSALRRSGFGLLVMSAIGVFGFNVSLFYGLRMTSAVNGALIMGFTPALTAVLSALVNRESLSRQQLVGMALGIAGVIVVVSKGSWHTLAAMSLSTGDLLVMVASLCFAVYPIIPKRFVHGMSALQTTGGSIAGGAALMAAFAMMTAPDFLTPPPLPIAAGIAFMGLFGSAIAYLWWNQAVRHMGATSVAVFFNLVPLFTALIGVLLGQAISIAQLCGAALVITGVLYSSGKLTFFSATPVMGRVRRDTKQPAATQVK; this is encoded by the coding sequence ATGAGTTCATCGGGAATCTATCTGAGGTTGGTATTAGTCACCGTGTTTTGGGCATCGGTCTTCCATATCGGGAAGTATGCAGTCGAAGTGGTATCGCCATTATTCGCCAGTGCCTGGCGCTTTACGATTGCTGCCGCGGTCCTGGTGCCGATCATTACGATGCGCGAAGGATGGTCGCTTTCCGCGCTACGCCGCAGCGGGTTCGGATTGCTGGTGATGTCGGCAATAGGCGTGTTCGGCTTTAATGTTTCGCTGTTCTATGGGTTACGCATGACATCCGCGGTCAATGGCGCGCTCATCATGGGATTCACGCCTGCGCTGACGGCCGTACTGTCGGCCCTCGTCAACCGCGAATCCTTGTCACGACAACAGTTGGTCGGCATGGCGCTGGGCATTGCCGGTGTGATAGTGGTGGTCAGCAAAGGCTCATGGCACACCCTCGCGGCAATGTCGCTGTCGACTGGCGATTTGCTGGTCATGGTTGCCAGCCTTTGCTTTGCGGTTTACCCAATTATCCCGAAGCGCTTCGTGCATGGCATGTCGGCACTTCAAACGACTGGCGGCTCGATTGCAGGAGGGGCTGCCTTGATGGCTGCTTTCGCGATGATGACAGCGCCGGACTTCCTGACGCCGCCACCGTTGCCGATTGCGGCGGGAATTGCCTTCATGGGACTGTTTGGTTCAGCAATCGCTTATCTGTGGTGGAATCAGGCAGTGCGACACATGGGCGCGACCTCGGTTGCGGTGTTTTTTAATCTGGTGCCGCTCTTCACGGCATTGATCGGCGTACTGCTCGGGCAGGCAATTTCAATAGCGCAGCTATGCGGTGCCGCCTTGGTGATTACCGGCGTATTGTATTCATCCGGCAAGCTTACGTTTTTTTCGGCGACACCAGTCATGGGCCGCGTCAGGCGGGACACCAAACAGCCGGCGGCAACGCAGGTCAAATGA
- a CDS encoding glutamine amidotransferase, whose amino-acid sequence MKSLIVFKVGETFDGISEKIGDFEEWIISGIGPLPLPIHVVDPRNMVELPSIATVAAAIVTGSHSMVTDRASWSESLAAWLRSAISEDIPVLGICYGHQLLAQALGGEVGDHPDGIELGTIHIKLTNDAKNDALFESLPEEFAAQAVHRQSVRRLPERAVLLASNAFEPHHAFRVGQSAWGVQFHPEFSPAAMSGYINELANQSVDGESCAEASSSKVLPTLEAATILPKFAKVVCQRMEIGK is encoded by the coding sequence ATGAAGTCATTAATAGTATTCAAAGTTGGAGAAACATTCGACGGTATTTCGGAAAAAATTGGCGACTTTGAAGAATGGATCATCTCTGGGATTGGCCCTCTGCCCTTACCAATTCACGTAGTCGACCCCCGCAACATGGTTGAGCTCCCTAGTATTGCCACAGTTGCTGCAGCGATTGTCACCGGCTCACATAGCATGGTTACTGACCGGGCTTCATGGAGTGAAAGTCTCGCAGCTTGGTTGCGTTCTGCGATATCAGAAGATATTCCCGTGCTCGGCATCTGTTATGGACATCAGCTTCTTGCGCAGGCGCTGGGTGGCGAGGTGGGCGACCACCCGGACGGAATTGAGCTTGGGACAATTCACATTAAACTGACGAATGACGCAAAAAATGATGCGCTGTTCGAAAGCCTGCCGGAAGAATTTGCAGCACAAGCCGTGCATCGACAAAGCGTTCGGAGGCTCCCGGAGCGGGCTGTTCTGTTAGCAAGCAATGCGTTTGAACCGCATCACGCATTTCGCGTGGGACAATCAGCGTGGGGGGTTCAGTTCCATCCAGAGTTCAGCCCTGCTGCCATGTCTGGCTATATCAATGAACTGGCAAACCAGTCAGTTGACGGAGAGTCTTGCGCAGAAGCCTCATCGAGCAAGGTTCTTCCTACATTGGAAGCCGCCACAATTCTTCCAAAGTTTGCAAAAGTAGTGTGCCAACGCATGGAAATTGGTAAATAG
- a CDS encoding MFS transporter: protein MIKKNLIPLALGGFGIGMTEFVMMGILPDLATDLHISIAEAGYLISAYALGVVIGAPILAGALAKHAPQRVLIWLMMLFTVFNALSAFSPDFHLLIISRFLAGLPHGAFFGVGAIVASRLAGEGKAAAAVATMFAGLTVANIFGVPVGTYVGHNFSWRITFVIVAVIGLLTVISLKKWVPHIEPNRHSSFRDDLRIFRNPRLWLALAITSIGTGGFFAWFSYIAPLLTDVSMFTPRSIPLIMAVAGVGMTIGVLVGGKLADRVSPIKAITILLSVMTVLLCLNGLLASSQPAMLCLAFATGANALALGPPIQMLLIEHSKDAEMLGSSLGQSGFNIGNATGAFLGGIPLTLGYSYSSPQWVAAGLAISGVILSACMLVKRGARAPNGQHLGESTVSRNPGEPVRR, encoded by the coding sequence TTGATTAAAAAGAACCTGATCCCTTTGGCCCTCGGCGGGTTCGGTATTGGCATGACAGAATTCGTCATGATGGGCATATTGCCCGATCTCGCAACCGATCTGCACATTTCGATTGCGGAAGCAGGTTACCTGATCTCGGCCTATGCCTTAGGTGTCGTCATCGGCGCACCGATTCTGGCAGGCGCACTGGCGAAACACGCGCCGCAGCGTGTCTTGATCTGGCTCATGATGCTGTTTACCGTATTCAATGCGTTATCGGCGTTTTCTCCCGACTTCCACCTATTGATTATTTCCCGCTTTCTCGCCGGGTTACCGCATGGCGCTTTTTTCGGCGTCGGCGCCATTGTGGCGAGCCGCCTGGCGGGCGAGGGAAAAGCGGCGGCAGCAGTGGCGACGATGTTTGCCGGCCTTACCGTCGCAAACATCTTCGGTGTCCCGGTCGGGACGTATGTCGGGCACAATTTCAGCTGGCGCATCACATTCGTCATTGTTGCCGTCATCGGGCTATTGACCGTCATCAGCCTGAAAAAATGGGTTCCCCACATTGAACCGAACAGGCATTCCAGCTTCCGCGACGACCTGAGAATATTCCGCAACCCCCGTCTTTGGCTGGCCCTCGCGATTACCTCCATCGGCACAGGGGGATTCTTCGCCTGGTTCAGCTATATTGCGCCATTGCTGACAGACGTCTCGATGTTCACGCCGCGCTCGATTCCATTGATCATGGCTGTTGCCGGAGTCGGGATGACGATCGGCGTTCTTGTTGGCGGCAAGCTGGCTGACAGGGTTTCGCCAATCAAGGCCATTACCATCCTGCTGAGCGTGATGACGGTCCTGCTATGCCTGAATGGACTTCTGGCCAGTTCTCAACCCGCGATGCTTTGTCTTGCATTTGCAACCGGAGCCAATGCGTTAGCCTTGGGGCCGCCTATACAGATGTTGCTGATCGAGCATTCCAAAGACGCTGAAATGCTGGGATCCTCTTTAGGTCAATCCGGCTTCAACATCGGCAATGCCACCGGCGCCTTCCTTGGAGGCATTCCTCTTACGCTCGGCTACTCGTATTCGTCGCCGCAATGGGTTGCGGCAGGACTTGCGATATCCGGCGTCATTTTGTCAGCGTGCATGTTAGTCAAACGTGGCGCCCGCGCTCCGAATGGCCAGCATTTGGGCGAATCCACAGTATCTCGAAATCCCGGAGAGCCAGTTCGGCGTTGA
- a CDS encoding GlsB/YeaQ/YmgE family stress response membrane protein — MSWIISLIIGGIVGWLASIVMKTNAQMGWIANVLVGVVGSLLGNWIAGLLGIAVAGGVLRFAIAIAGAVLLIFILRQFGVFRKG; from the coding sequence ATGAGCTGGATCATTTCGCTGATTATTGGTGGTATCGTCGGCTGGCTGGCGAGCATCGTCATGAAAACCAATGCCCAGATGGGCTGGATCGCCAATGTGCTGGTGGGCGTGGTCGGTTCCTTGCTGGGCAACTGGATCGCCGGCCTTCTGGGTATCGCGGTCGCAGGCGGGGTCCTGCGCTTCGCAATCGCGATTGCGGGCGCGGTCCTGCTGATTTTCATCTTGCGCCAGTTCGGCGTCTTCCGGAAGGGGTGA
- a CDS encoding DUF937 domain-containing protein, translated as MQITNILAQMGGLQSMARELGVSESQAESGAEALIPAILGGFKKQAQSGGTEGLGGLLGQLGGGGLLENVLSPEPTDVNRGNDVLGQIFGSKDVSRAVAQNAAAQSGLEPSLLRKMLPMLAMLVTGYMAKQGVGAATQASTGGGLGGLGGMLGGLLGGQAGGASAAQGGGLGGLGALLDQNGDGNPLDDILRMIGK; from the coding sequence ATGCAAATTACCAATATCCTCGCCCAGATGGGTGGCCTGCAGTCAATGGCGCGCGAGCTTGGCGTCAGCGAGAGCCAGGCTGAAAGCGGTGCCGAGGCACTGATCCCGGCCATCCTTGGTGGCTTCAAGAAGCAAGCGCAGTCCGGTGGCACCGAGGGCTTGGGTGGTTTGCTCGGGCAACTGGGCGGCGGTGGCCTGCTGGAAAACGTCCTGTCGCCGGAACCAACCGACGTCAACCGCGGTAACGATGTTCTCGGACAGATCTTCGGCTCCAAGGATGTGAGTCGCGCGGTGGCGCAAAACGCCGCTGCGCAGTCCGGCCTGGAACCGAGCCTGCTCAGGAAAATGCTGCCGATGCTGGCAATGCTGGTCACCGGCTACATGGCCAAACAGGGCGTCGGCGCCGCGACGCAAGCTTCAACGGGCGGGGGACTGGGCGGCCTCGGCGGCATGCTGGGGGGGCTGCTCGGTGGGCAGGCCGGCGGCGCCAGTGCGGCGCAGGGCGGCGGATTGGGCGGCCTTGGCGCATTGCTCGACCAGAATGGCGATGGCAATCCGCTGGACGACATCCTGAGGATGATCGGCAAGTAA
- a CDS encoding N-acetyltransferase, protein MSLSPFPWLARVLELRIDVTAPSGLEQELDTLYRRLHRPGDVLYGLPIICINFPGFVFRYREADGEYYVYVEDSARQCLAGYTVFNRLVEVNRRADPYLRAPHSKYAQAYQRRGIATALYRWWLEAGNCLITGARQSVGANALWHSLGRRYDLMYVDLRSKSMRALGRDVDLPTRDDLHTRMLLLGKGWCLDRLAACTGMLLPAGDLEDVRRPDAWGTSKIGRRVK, encoded by the coding sequence ATGTCTTTGTCCCCTTTTCCTTGGCTGGCTCGCGTCCTCGAATTGCGTATTGACGTCACCGCGCCATCAGGGCTCGAACAAGAACTTGATACGCTCTACCGTCGCCTGCATCGACCCGGCGATGTGCTTTATGGCCTGCCCATAATTTGCATTAATTTCCCGGGATTTGTGTTCCGTTACCGTGAGGCTGACGGTGAGTATTACGTTTATGTCGAAGATTCGGCACGCCAGTGTTTGGCAGGGTACACCGTGTTCAATCGCCTGGTGGAAGTGAATCGCCGGGCTGATCCTTATCTGCGCGCGCCGCATTCCAAATACGCGCAGGCTTATCAGCGACGCGGCATCGCGACCGCCCTCTATCGCTGGTGGCTGGAGGCGGGAAATTGCCTGATCACGGGCGCGCGCCAGTCAGTGGGCGCCAATGCATTATGGCACTCGCTGGGCAGGCGGTACGACTTGATGTATGTCGACCTGCGTAGTAAATCCATGCGCGCATTGGGCAGGGATGTCGATCTCCCGACCCGGGATGACCTGCATACGCGCATGCTATTGCTCGGCAAAGGCTGGTGCCTCGATCGACTGGCAGCGTGTACCGGCATGCTGCTGCCTGCTGGCGATCTGGAGGACGTCCGCAGGCCTGATGCGTGGGGTACGAGTAAAATCGGCCGACGCGTAAAATAA
- a CDS encoding GreA/GreB family elongation factor → MIRMADTLSRASVMNRSNVFREVSILSPVGLALIGKKLHGIAKVNMPMGYIEYLKIMSVEHNRNAQLR, encoded by the coding sequence ATGATCCGGATGGCCGATACTCTCTCTCGTGCCTCGGTCATGAATAGATCAAACGTCTTTCGTGAAGTCTCCATATTGTCGCCGGTCGGGCTTGCATTGATCGGCAAGAAGCTGCATGGCATCGCAAAGGTGAATATGCCAATGGGATATATCGAGTATTTAAAAATCATGAGTGTCGAGCACAATCGCAATGCGCAGCTGAGGTAA
- a CDS encoding GreA/GreB family elongation factor, protein MEIKRYLTQHDAAILCKLAESLLRLGEVDFNAGEMLLEILATSIILPEQVQKKDHVALFSEVTYCSINPDTMDSIVLVSPQDANQDLARVSVASPIGLALIGHRVKSIVKVTSPFCPAHPIKIIDVRSLMHVE, encoded by the coding sequence ATGGAGATCAAACGCTACTTAACACAGCATGATGCTGCCATATTATGCAAGCTTGCGGAGAGTCTGTTGCGTCTTGGAGAAGTCGATTTTAATGCCGGAGAAATGCTTCTCGAGATTCTTGCCACCTCCATCATATTGCCGGAACAAGTCCAGAAAAAAGACCATGTGGCGCTTTTTTCGGAGGTTACTTACTGCAGCATCAATCCTGACACGATGGATTCGATCGTGCTCGTGAGTCCGCAAGATGCGAATCAGGATTTGGCGCGTGTTTCCGTTGCTTCACCGATTGGCCTGGCGTTAATCGGCCATAGAGTCAAGAGCATCGTCAAAGTGACTTCGCCGTTCTGTCCCGCACATCCCATCAAGATCATTGACGTCAGATCGTTGATGCATGTCGAGTAG